The following are encoded in a window of Risungbinella massiliensis genomic DNA:
- a CDS encoding undecaprenyl-diphosphate phosphatase has protein sequence MLGWSIFVALILGIVEGITEFAPVSSTGHMIIVDDTFLQSSGLYGKDVANSFKVVVQLGSILAIIVVMWKRLLSIIGLYKMEGQGESEHFSLKHMIIGVVPAGILGVLFEDWIDKNLFSTQTVIYALIAGGILMIIAEKWRGRTTAASLDQLTVKQALGMGLFQCFSLWPGFSRSGATISGGIILGASHRTASEFSFLMALPIMMGASTLSLIKNWEFFTLDVLPFFITGFITSFIVALLCIKFFLNLIGKVKLIPFAIYRFIVAAILIVIYWETF, from the coding sequence ATGCTAGGTTGGTCAATATTTGTAGCCCTCATTCTTGGGATAGTAGAAGGGATCACAGAATTTGCCCCAGTCTCCTCCACAGGCCACATGATTATCGTGGATGACACCTTTCTCCAATCATCAGGACTATACGGAAAAGACGTTGCAAATAGTTTTAAAGTAGTAGTTCAACTCGGATCGATCTTAGCGATCATCGTCGTGATGTGGAAACGCCTACTCAGTATAATTGGACTTTATAAGATGGAAGGCCAAGGGGAAAGCGAACATTTTAGCCTAAAACACATGATCATTGGAGTAGTACCTGCTGGTATTCTAGGTGTACTCTTTGAAGACTGGATCGATAAAAATCTCTTTAGTACCCAAACGGTGATCTACGCCCTAATTGCTGGAGGTATTTTGATGATCATAGCAGAAAAATGGCGTGGTCGTACGACCGCAGCCAGCCTTGATCAGCTAACAGTGAAGCAAGCATTAGGGATGGGACTTTTCCAATGTTTCTCCTTGTGGCCTGGTTTCTCTCGTTCAGGAGCAACCATCTCAGGCGGGATCATCTTAGGAGCTTCTCACCGCACGGCTTCCGAATTTTCATTTCTCATGGCTCTCCCAATCATGATGGGAGCTAGCACACTATCCCTGATTAAAAATTGGGAGTTCTTTACCTTAGATGTATTACCATTCTTTATTACAGGATTTATCACCTCTTTCATCGTAGCTCTACTCTGCATCAAGTTCTTCCTTAACTTGATTGGCAAAGTGAAACTAATTCCTTTTGCTATCTACCGTTTTATTGTAGCTGCGATTTTGATTGTGATTTATTGGGAAACCTTTTAA
- the hutU gene encoding urocanate hydratase, giving the protein MNQSRKAIRAYRGQELHTKGWEQEAVLRMLQNNLDPEVAEKPEELVVYGGIGKAARNWGCYDQIVATLRELEADETLLIQSGKPVGVFRTHPAAPRVLLSNSVIVPAFANWDTFHDLDQKGLMMYGQMTAGSWIYIGTQGILQGTYETFAEAARQHSKGSLKGTLTLTAGLGGMGGAQPLAVTMNEGVLIGVEVDRKKIERRIETKYCDLLVESLEEALSLALDAKAKGKPLSIGLVGNAAEVLPEMVRRGVIPDFVTDQTSAHDPLNGYIPAGYTLKEADVLRSTDPKRYERLSKQSMATHVQAMVDFQKLGAVVFDYGNNIRQVALDEGVQEAFRIPGFVPAYIRPLFCEGKGPFRWVALSGDPADIERIDELALELFPHNENLRRWIEMAREKVAFQGLPARICWLGYGERLQMGLAINEMVRTGKISAPIVIGRDHLDCGSVASPNRETEAMKDGSDVVGDWAILNALINTASGASWVSVHHGGGVGMGYSLHAGMVVVADGSKLAEERLTRVLTTDPGMGILRHADAGYEKAIQTAKARGVRIPMMQGDE; this is encoded by the coding sequence GTGAATCAATCAAGAAAAGCAATTCGTGCATATCGTGGTCAGGAGTTACACACAAAAGGTTGGGAACAAGAGGCTGTTTTACGTATGTTGCAGAATAACCTAGATCCAGAGGTTGCGGAAAAGCCGGAGGAATTAGTTGTTTATGGTGGTATTGGAAAAGCAGCGAGAAACTGGGGTTGTTATGATCAGATTGTAGCAACACTTCGAGAGTTAGAGGCAGATGAGACTCTTTTGATTCAATCAGGAAAACCTGTCGGAGTATTTCGTACCCATCCAGCTGCGCCGAGGGTTCTTCTCTCCAACTCGGTGATTGTCCCTGCGTTTGCAAATTGGGATACCTTTCATGATCTAGATCAAAAAGGTTTGATGATGTATGGACAGATGACAGCAGGTAGCTGGATCTACATCGGGACTCAGGGAATTTTGCAAGGGACATATGAGACATTCGCAGAAGCAGCTAGACAACATTCAAAAGGATCGTTAAAGGGGACACTTACACTTACAGCTGGTTTAGGTGGGATGGGCGGTGCCCAACCACTGGCTGTCACGATGAATGAGGGTGTACTGATCGGGGTAGAAGTAGATCGCAAAAAGATTGAGCGCAGAATCGAAACGAAGTATTGTGATCTGCTGGTGGAGAGTTTGGAAGAGGCACTTTCCCTAGCTTTAGATGCCAAAGCGAAAGGAAAACCGCTTTCCATTGGTCTAGTAGGTAATGCTGCTGAAGTATTACCTGAGATGGTGCGTCGTGGTGTCATTCCAGATTTTGTGACTGATCAGACTTCTGCACATGATCCGCTCAATGGATATATTCCAGCAGGTTATACACTCAAAGAAGCAGATGTACTTCGTTCCACTGATCCGAAACGGTATGAGCGGCTTTCTAAGCAATCGATGGCAACCCATGTACAAGCAATGGTCGATTTTCAAAAATTAGGTGCTGTCGTCTTTGACTATGGAAACAATATCCGCCAAGTGGCATTGGATGAGGGAGTCCAAGAGGCATTTCGCATTCCAGGTTTTGTTCCTGCTTATATTCGACCACTCTTTTGTGAGGGGAAAGGCCCATTTCGCTGGGTTGCTCTCTCTGGAGATCCAGCAGATATTGAGCGAATAGATGAGTTAGCACTTGAACTATTCCCACATAATGAGAATTTACGCCGTTGGATCGAGATGGCAAGAGAAAAAGTAGCATTTCAAGGATTGCCCGCCCGAATCTGCTGGCTGGGATATGGAGAACGACTTCAAATGGGTCTAGCGATAAATGAAATGGTACGCACAGGCAAGATATCTGCTCCAATCGTCATCGGTCGCGACCATCTCGATTGTGGCTCTGTCGCTTCACCTAACAGGGAGACAGAGGCGATGAAGGATGGAAGCGATGTAGTAGGAGATTGGGCGATACTAAATGCTTTGATAAATACAGCATCAGGAGCTAGTTGGGTCTCTGTTCATCATGGTGGTGGTGTAGGGATGGGTTATTCGCTACATGCAGGGATGGTAGTCGTAGCAGATGGCTCCAAGCTAGCAGAAGAGCGTCTCACTCGTGTTTTGACTACCGATCCCGGCATGGGAATTTTACGCCATGCGGATGCTGGTTACGAAAAAGCCATTCAGACAGCGAAAGCTCGTGGGGTTCGAATTCCTATGATGCAAGGAGACGAGTAG
- a CDS encoding agmatinase family protein has protein sequence MDIRKWIHPPELWRSSNWKDRYETKVSEWIIPWDGKVSLEIGMIGVPLSKSSISVSSASMTPNALRELFPNVTTYNVDHDVDLQELVIRDLGDVKMHVTDIRQCHTNIYHALQTLYQVMPKIFPIIVGGDHSITFPSVQAFRQRYSGSVGIIQLDSHMDVRNLNDGGPTNGTPIRSLLESGTVTGENIVQIGLRSFANSKAYRDYAKTEGIHQYTQRDLNLNGIDALIQKALEIAGKKTEAIYVTVDMDVLDQAFAPGVPAMVPNGMTARELVQAVFLLGQHPKVKGFDIVCVDPLQDPRRATVRLMLHVILHFLTGYYLQKKMKGCS, from the coding sequence TTGGATATTCGGAAATGGATTCATCCACCAGAGCTTTGGCGGAGCTCCAATTGGAAAGATCGATATGAGACCAAAGTGTCTGAATGGATTATCCCATGGGATGGTAAAGTGTCTCTAGAAATAGGTATGATCGGAGTCCCATTGTCCAAAAGTTCCATTAGTGTTTCGAGTGCTTCTATGACTCCTAATGCTTTGCGAGAGCTATTTCCGAATGTGACAACGTATAATGTGGATCACGATGTAGATCTTCAAGAGCTTGTGATCCGTGATCTAGGTGATGTGAAGATGCACGTAACGGATATTAGACAATGCCACACCAATATCTATCATGCTCTGCAGACGCTTTATCAGGTTATGCCAAAGATTTTTCCCATTATCGTTGGTGGGGATCATTCTATTACTTTTCCATCGGTTCAAGCTTTTCGACAACGTTATTCGGGATCAGTAGGGATCATTCAACTCGACTCTCATATGGATGTGCGCAATCTGAATGATGGAGGTCCTACCAACGGGACGCCGATCCGCAGTTTATTAGAATCAGGAACCGTTACAGGAGAAAATATCGTTCAAATCGGATTACGTAGTTTTGCCAATTCCAAGGCGTACCGTGACTATGCGAAAACGGAAGGAATCCATCAATACACTCAGAGGGATCTCAATCTGAATGGAATTGACGCCTTGATTCAAAAAGCATTGGAGATCGCAGGTAAGAAAACAGAGGCTATCTATGTGACAGTTGATATGGATGTTTTGGATCAGGCATTCGCCCCAGGTGTTCCTGCAATGGTGCCAAATGGTATGACGGCACGTGAATTAGTCCAGGCAGTGTTCCTTCTAGGGCAACATCCCAAAGTAAAGGGATTCGATATAGTTTGTGTAGATCCTCTGCAAGATCCGAGACGGGCGACGGTACGATTGATGCTTCATGTCATCCTGCACTTTTTGACAGGTTACTACCTTCAGAAAAAAATGAAAGGGTGTAGTTAA
- a CDS encoding sporulation protein, with protein MFETVLAPVGLGAARIDLKLDQAEVHAGEIVTGHFLITGGKAEQDIEGLSVFFMMESHHAKSLGTILEKIATIHISKDEFELDSGEVRKYPFQFQCPDDLPPSSVNTKYFFISNLEIKHAMDAHDRDFLKVRPSKKLENYYLAMKQLGFKQIGEGLIPSEDGSFAQWIQYRPTTYFYGKFEEISFYYSQYKNQKEIQGVFDIVWKEKNASSYLSFLQQKEQTHSFTLTEETLRSEEITKQTIEAMIRQELVNNQS; from the coding sequence TTGTTTGAAACAGTGTTAGCCCCTGTCGGTTTAGGAGCAGCTCGAATCGATCTGAAATTAGATCAAGCAGAAGTACATGCAGGCGAAATAGTAACGGGGCATTTTCTTATCACAGGTGGAAAAGCAGAACAAGATATTGAGGGACTGTCTGTCTTTTTTATGATGGAATCTCATCATGCAAAATCGCTAGGTACGATACTAGAAAAAATCGCTACTATCCATATTAGTAAGGACGAATTTGAATTAGACTCTGGGGAGGTCAGAAAATACCCGTTCCAATTTCAATGTCCAGATGACCTCCCACCTTCTTCCGTTAATACGAAATATTTCTTTATTTCTAACTTAGAGATTAAACACGCAATGGATGCACATGATCGAGATTTCCTCAAAGTAAGACCTTCGAAAAAATTAGAAAACTATTATCTTGCCATGAAACAACTCGGCTTTAAGCAAATCGGTGAAGGTCTTATTCCTTCCGAAGATGGATCGTTTGCACAATGGATCCAGTATCGCCCGACTACTTATTTTTATGGCAAGTTTGAAGAAATTAGTTTCTACTATTCACAATACAAGAACCAGAAGGAGATTCAAGGGGTTTTTGATATTGTATGGAAAGAAAAAAATGCTTCTAGCTATCTCAGCTTCTTGCAACAAAAAGAACAAACCCATTCCTTTACGTTAACAGAAGAAACATTACGTAGTGAAGAAATAACTAAACAAACGATTGAAGCTATGATTCGACAAGAATTAGTGAACAATCAATCCTAA